In Elephas maximus indicus isolate mEleMax1 chromosome 7, mEleMax1 primary haplotype, whole genome shotgun sequence, the following proteins share a genomic window:
- the ART5 gene encoding ecto-ADP-ribosyltransferase 5 produces MLVALLITLSCMGLHTLWQAQAVPILPLGLAPDTFDDAYVGCSEEMEEKAASLLKEEMAHHAVLQESWEAAQEAWEHRRQGLTLPPGFQAQHAVAIMVYTNSSNTLYSELNQAVRMGGGSWELYMRHFPFKALHFYLIRALQLLRGSRGCNRDPGEVVFRGVGSLHFEPKRLGDSLRLGQFASSSLDEAVARRFGNATLFSLRTCFGAPIQALSVFPEECEVLIPPHEVFLVTRFSQDGAWSLVTLWSYNQTCSHFNCAYLGGEKRRDCVLASSG; encoded by the exons ATGTTGGTAGCTCTGCTGATCACCCTCAGCTGCATGGGCCTCCACACCCTCTGGCAG GCCCAGGCTGTTCCCATCCTGCCCCTGGGCCTGGCCCCAGACACCTTTGATGACGCCTATGTGGGCTGCTCAGAGGAAATGGAGGAGAAGGCAGCCTCCCTGCTAAAGGAGGAGATGGCCCACCATGCCGTGCTGCAGGAGTCCTGGGAGGCAGCCCAGGAGGCCTGGGAGCACAGGCGTCAAGGGCTCACCTTGCCCCCTGGCTTCCAGGCCCAGCACGCGGTGGCGATCATGGTGTACACCAACTCATCTAACACCTTGTACTCAGAGCTGAACCAGGCTGTGCGGATGGGTGGTGGCTCCTGGGAACTCTACATGAGGCACTTCCCCTTCAAGGCCCTCCATTTCTACCTGATCCGGGCCCTGCAGCTGCTGCGGGGCAGCAGGGGCTGCAACAGGGATCCTGGGGAGGTGGTGTTCCGAGGTGTTGGCAGCCTTCATTTTGAACCCAAGAGGCTGGGGGACTCTCTTCGTTTGGGCCAGTTTGCCTCCAGCTCCTTGGATGAGGCAGTGGCCCGCAGATTTGGTAATGCCACCCTCTTCTCTCTAAGGACTTGCTTTGGGGCTCCTATCCAGGCCTTGTCTGTCTTTCCTGAGGAGTGTGAGGTGCTGATACCCCCCCATGAAGTCTTCTTGGTCACCAGGTTCTCCCAGGATGGAGCCTGGAGCCTAGTGACTCTCTGGAGCTATAATCAGACCTGCAGCCACTTTAACTGCGCCTATCTGGGTG GGGAAAAGAGGCGGGACTGTGTATTGGCATCAA GTGGTTAG
- the ART1 gene encoding GPI-linked NAD(P)(+)--arginine ADP-ribosyltransferase 1 — translation MQTPAMMSLLLVSLGLMEALQAQNHPMKRRDLFSQETPLDMALASFDDQYAGCAVAMTAALPDLNRTEFQANKVYADGWALASSQWQERQAWGPEWVFSTTLPPPPTPGFRDEHGVALLAYTANSPLHKEFNAAVREAGRSRDHYLRHFSFKTLHFLLTEALQLLGRGQCRQVFRGVSGLRFRPAGPGATVRLGGFASASLQNAAAQHFGQDTLFGIWTCLGAPIKGYSFFPGEEEVLIPPFETFQVVNASRPAQGPARIYLRALGKRSTYNCEYIKDKQCKSGPCRLDNSALGQDTLSGVWSLLLLLWFLVVGAFPESPGLL, via the exons ATGCAGACTCCTGCCATGATGTCTCTGCTGCTTGTGTCCCTTGGCCTCATGGAAGCACTTCAG GCCCAGAACCACCCCATGAAACGACGAGACCTTTTCTCTCAAGAAACCCCCCTGGACATGGCCTTGGCCTCCTTCGATGACCAGTATGCTGGCTGTGCAGTGGCCATGACAGCCGCTCTTCCCGATCTCAACCGCACGGAGTTCCAGGCCAACAAAGTGTATGCCGATGGATGGGCACTGGCAAGCAGCCAATGGCAGGAGCGCCAGGCCTGGGGGCCAGAGTGGGTCTTTAGCACTACCCTTCCGCCCCCGCCAACCCCGGGCTTCCGCGACGAGCACGGGGTGGCCCTCCTGGCCTACACAGCCAACAGCCCCCTGCACAAGGAGTTCAATGCAGCTGTGCGGGAGGCGGGCCGCTCACGGGACCACTATCTCCGCCACTTCTCCTTCAAGACACTGCATTTCCTGCTGACCGAGGCCCTGCAGCTGCTGGGCAGGGGCCAGTGCCGCCAGGTGTTCCGAGGGGTGTCTGGGCTGCGCTTCCGGCCAGCAGGGCCCGGGGCTACTGTAAGGCTGGGGGGCTTTGCCTCTGCGTCCCTGCAGAATGCCGCGGCCCAGCATTTTGGTCAGGACACCTTGTTCGGCATCTGGACCTGCCTCGGAGCCCCTATCAAGGGTTACTCCTTCTTCCCTGGGGAGGAGGAGGTGCTGATCCCCCCCTTCGAGACCTTCCAGGTGGTCAATGCCAGCAGACCCGCCCAGGGCCCCGCCCGCATCTATCTACGGGCCTTGGGCAAGCGCAGTACATACAACTGCGAGTACATCAAAG ATAAGCAGTGTAAGTCTGGGCCCTGCCGTTTGGATAATTCAG